A stretch of Trichocoleus sp. DNA encodes these proteins:
- a CDS encoding helix-turn-helix domain-containing protein: protein MDISEVAKASGLPASTLRFYEEKGLIQSNGRSGLRRLFSTDVMGRLALISLGRSAGFSLDEIAEMFTPEGPEINRALLAAKAEELDKKIKELTSMRDGLRHAAVCKAPNHFECPKFLRLLRIAGQNRSRQPNQLQKNKLGRGVQKT, encoded by the coding sequence ATGGATATATCTGAAGTTGCAAAAGCATCAGGGTTACCAGCTTCAACGCTACGCTTTTACGAAGAAAAGGGGCTGATTCAGTCAAATGGTCGAAGTGGGCTACGTCGTCTATTCAGCACCGATGTGATGGGTCGGCTCGCTTTAATATCTTTGGGACGGAGTGCAGGTTTCTCGCTGGATGAGATAGCCGAAATGTTTACTCCTGAGGGACCTGAAATTAATAGAGCACTGCTTGCAGCTAAAGCAGAGGAGCTGGACAAGAAAATCAAGGAACTGACCTCAATGCGGGATGGGCTTCGTCATGCAGCAGTTTGCAAAGCGCCAAACCATTTTGAATGTCCAAAATTTCTTCGTCTTCTCCGTATTGCTGGCCAAAATCGATCTAGACAACCCAATCAATTGCAGAAAAACAAACTTGGACGAGGTGTGCAGAAGACCTAA
- a CDS encoding sulfite exporter TauE/SafE family protein encodes MLLAWILLYIALGGFVGFMGGLLGVGGGGILVPLLASILVYQGIGGDEVVHLALGTSLMCMIISSTASIRAHASRGAVVWKVVGGMAPGIILGALLSTQVTANLNSAYIALFFALFMALVAVQMFVNWKPKPSLKPITLRGLLPVGVAIGSISALAAVGGGFLTVTYLSYKNIGMKRAVGTSAAIGFPIAISGTIGYMISGWSKTLSEPYTIGFIYLPAFLAISIASSIAAPYGARCSHRLPEAYLKKIFAVISLILSLKMLLSFVKF; translated from the coding sequence ATGCTTCTTGCATGGATATTGCTATATATTGCGCTGGGCGGCTTTGTTGGTTTTATGGGTGGCTTGCTCGGGGTTGGTGGCGGTGGAATATTGGTTCCTCTGCTGGCATCCATTCTTGTTTACCAGGGCATCGGTGGAGATGAAGTAGTTCACTTGGCTTTGGGAACGTCATTGATGTGCATGATCATTTCTTCAACCGCAAGTATTCGTGCACATGCGTCTCGAGGTGCCGTAGTATGGAAAGTCGTTGGCGGAATGGCCCCCGGAATTATTCTGGGCGCTCTACTGTCCACCCAAGTTACTGCCAACCTCAACTCAGCTTACATTGCTCTATTTTTTGCGCTCTTCATGGCGCTTGTAGCCGTGCAAATGTTTGTTAATTGGAAACCGAAACCCAGCTTGAAGCCAATTACACTTCGCGGATTACTGCCAGTTGGAGTTGCGATCGGCTCGATATCCGCACTAGCAGCAGTGGGCGGCGGTTTTCTCACAGTTACCTACTTAAGCTATAAGAATATCGGCATGAAAAGAGCGGTTGGCACTTCAGCTGCAATTGGATTTCCCATCGCTATCTCAGGAACGATTGGCTACATGATTAGCGGCTGGTCTAAGACGTTGAGCGAACCCTATACGATTGGATTCATTTACCTGCCTGCGTTTTTGGCAATATCGATTGCCAGCTCTATTGCTGCTCCTTATGGCGCTCGCTGCTCACATCGCTTGCCCGAGGCTTATTTGAAAAAAATATTTGCAGTTATCTCGCTCATCTTAAGCTTAAAGATGCTACTCTCATTTGTTAAATTTTGA